The following is a genomic window from Sphingorhabdus sp. Alg231-15.
CGTTCACATCGTGACGTACGGCGATGCCATAGGTACCGCTGGCAGGCATAGGCACGCAAAAAGTCATAGTATCGCTCTTTGCAGGCGCCTCAATGCGGCTAATCCACGCACCTTTTTTCAGCCACTCCGATTTCGTTCCGCGATAGCTTTGTACGCGAATCTTTCCGGATGCCGCCTTGACGCCGCTCAAATTCACTAGAACAGCCGGACCATTGCCAGACCTGCATTTGCTCATATCATTTGAAATTTTTTGCCCAGCGGTTACTGCCGATGCAGGCATGGCCAAGACGGCGGTTGAAAGCGCAAGAGACGCTGCAAATTTCAACATGACGAAAATACTCCTAGTCGTTATACCCGCGTTCAAACTGCGGCGGATAGAGAATCAGCCCCGATATAGATGGGGTTATGAAAATGATTTGCGGCAGAAACATGGTGAGAGGGCGACGATAAGTTGAAATTACTGAATTCTACCGATCGCTATATCGCCCGTCTGATCGCCGTTCCGCTATTCAGCACGCTGGTCATTGCCGCCATGTTGCTGGTACTTGAGAAGATGTTGAGGCTGTTCGATTTTGTTGCAGCCGAGGGCGGCCCGGTCAGTGTAGTCTGGCGGATGCTCGCCAATCTTATTCCAGAATATCTGTCTCTTGGCATTCCGATTGGCTTGATATTGGGGATTTTGCTAGCGTTTCGCAAGTTGGCACTGAGCTCGGAACTGGATGTTTTTCGCGCTGTTGGTCAAGGTTATAACCGTCTTTTGAGAGTGCCTTACATGTTTGCTGTGGCGCTCATGTTGGTCAATCTGGCTCTTGTGGGCTTCATCCAGCCACTGTCCCGATATTATTACGAGGAGTTGCGCTTTGAGCTGCGTTCTGGCGCACTTGGCGCATCTATAAAAGTCGGCGAATTCACCAATTTGGGCTCCAAAATGACCATGCGCATCGAAGAAAGTCGCGACAATGGCACAAAATTGAGTGGCATGTTTGTCCGCGCCGAAGGCAAGTCCGGTCAGATTGTCTCGGTAACCGCAGAAAATGGACAGTTTCTTGCGACGGACGATCCAGACACGATCATATTACGTCTGTCTCAAGGTGTTCTGATTCATGATGCTCCCAATTATGACAAACCACGCATATTAAGCTTCAGCAGTCATGATCTGCCGATCGATCTACCGGATATCGAGGCTTTCCGTTCTAGGGGCGGTAAAGATCTCGAATATACTATACCGGAGTTGGTAAAAGTCGGTCTGGACGAAACCCGTCCCGTAGCGGAGCGCAATCAAAGTCGTGCGAATTTTCACTACCGAATGGTCGAAGTGGTCATGATGTTGCTGATGCCTCTATTGGCGTTGGCGCTTGCGATTCCGCCGAAAAGATCCAATTCAGCATTGGGGGTTTTCATCTCGATCGTGATGATTGTAACCTATCATAAGGTCAACCAATATGGAGAGGATCTGGGAGCGCTCGGTATAGTTGATCCGATTATTGCGCTTTGGGTCCCGTTCCTGCTGTTTGGCGGGCTAATATTGTGGATGTACCATATGGTCGCGCATGTACCCGGAGGACAACCGATCGGAGCGCTCGAGAAAGCCTTTTCAAGATTTGGTGGCGTTTTCAAAGGATTGCTTAACTTCAACCGAAAGCGGGCGGATGTTAAATAATTGCCTTGCAGTCCCCGACCTTATTGAGGAAGGCGGGCAGTCATGAACTTTTTCCCATCACGAACACTCGCTTTCTACATGGCGAAAATGCTGACACTTCGGACTCTGGCGGTCCTGGCATTGCTCGTGCTGGTTTTGCAGGCTTTGGACCTGCTCGGTGAAAGTGGCCGTATCCTGGCGCAGGAAGGCAATGGGCAAGGCGAGCTTTGGACCTATGTCACCTTGCGCGCACCACAGCTGGTTGCGCGATTCCTGCCCTTTGCGGTTCTGTTAGGCACGATTGTCACAGCGGCAACGCTAAACCAGAATAGCGAAGTTATTTCGATGAAAGCAGGCGGCCTTTCTGCGCATCAGATTCTTGCTCCCTTGATCATAACAAGCATGTTCGTGGCTATCATATCCTTTCTGTTTAACGAGACGGTCGTCGCCCCTGCGACTGCCAGATTGTCGGCCTGGGAAAAGGTGGAATATGGGCCGATTCCTGCGGCCAGCAATGTGCGGACCAATGTTTGGGTTCGCGATGGCAGTAATCTGGTCAACGCAAAGACAGTAATCGGGCGCGGCACCGACGTGGTCCTGCGAGATATCACCATATATGACCGGTCAAGCAACGGCCTACGTAGTCTGATGGAAGGCAAGGAAGCAACGTTCACAGGATCATCCTGGATGATGACCGGCGTTACCCAATTTAACGTCCTGACCGGCACAGAAGAACAAAAAGACAGTATGATTGTCGGCGATACGCTTCGTCCGGATCAATTCACATTGGCCAATGTTAACGCAGCAGGACTGTCCTTTTGGCAACTCAGATCCGCTATTGCCGAACTGAAGGAAGCCGGACGGCCAACCATGGGGCTTGAAGCCAGTTTCTGGCATAAGATTTCAGGCCCGTTATCTGCGGTACTCATGCCGCTATTG
Proteins encoded in this region:
- the lptF gene encoding LPS export ABC transporter permease LptF, coding for MKLLNSTDRYIARLIAVPLFSTLVIAAMLLVLEKMLRLFDFVAAEGGPVSVVWRMLANLIPEYLSLGIPIGLILGILLAFRKLALSSELDVFRAVGQGYNRLLRVPYMFAVALMLVNLALVGFIQPLSRYYYEELRFELRSGALGASIKVGEFTNLGSKMTMRIEESRDNGTKLSGMFVRAEGKSGQIVSVTAENGQFLATDDPDTIILRLSQGVLIHDAPNYDKPRILSFSSHDLPIDLPDIEAFRSRGGKDLEYTIPELVKVGLDETRPVAERNQSRANFHYRMVEVVMMLLMPLLALALAIPPKRSNSALGVFISIVMIVTYHKVNQYGEDLGALGIVDPIIALWVPFLLFGGLILWMYHMVAHVPGGQPIGALEKAFSRFGGVFKGLLNFNRKRADVK
- a CDS encoding DUF2141 domain-containing protein translates to MLKFAASLALSTAVLAMPASAVTAGQKISNDMSKCRSGNGPAVLVNLSGVKAASGKIRVQSYRGTKSEWLKKGAWISRIEAPAKSDTMTFCVPMPASGTYGIAVRHDVNGNGKTDISKDGGGMSNNPSINIFNLGKPSYKKTKFTVGNEVKSINIKMKYL
- the lptG gene encoding LPS export ABC transporter permease LptG, with the translated sequence MNFFPSRTLAFYMAKMLTLRTLAVLALLVLVLQALDLLGESGRILAQEGNGQGELWTYVTLRAPQLVARFLPFAVLLGTIVTAATLNQNSEVISMKAGGLSAHQILAPLIITSMFVAIISFLFNETVVAPATARLSAWEKVEYGPIPAASNVRTNVWVRDGSNLVNAKTVIGRGTDVVLRDITIYDRSSNGLRSLMEGKEATFTGSSWMMTGVTQFNVLTGTEEQKDSMIVGDTLRPDQFTLANVNAAGLSFWQLRSAIAELKEAGRPTMGLEASFWHKISGPLSAVLMPLLGAVAAFGLARSGQLFVRAVLGMALGFAYFVADNFSLAMGTIGAYPPILAAWAPFFLFFLIGETVLIRTEE